ACTTGACAAAATAAAATACAATGTCTTTAGTTATCAATGAAAATATTGCAGTTTTCCAATCAAATAAAAATAATGAAGCAATTATTAACAATGCACTTGGATCGAATTTTAAAAAACTTGCAAAAGGAAATATTGGAAATTCTAAAAACATTAATAATACTGATAATGCTCCCAATATTCCTGCCGTTGATAGTCTTTTTACACGGCTCATATTATCACCTGCTTATCTTTCAGGATAAACGCTAACGATTTTTCTGTTATTTTTAACTTCAAATTTAACGTAGCCTTCTATTTTAGAATAAATTGTGAAATCTCTACCCATTCCAACATTGTTTCCTGGGTGTATTCTTGTTCCTCTTTGTCTAATAATAATGTTTCCTGGAATTACTTTTTGTCCATCGCTTTTCTTTACTCCGAGGTACTTTGGTTTGGAATCTCTTCCGTTTTTTGCAGTACCTCCACTCTTTTTAGAAGAAAAGAGTTGAAGATTTATTTTCATTACTTATTCACCTCCACTTTCAAGTTATCAGGATAACTTTCTTCGATACCTTTTAATGCATCATGTAAATACATAATCAATTTATCAGACAATTCATTGTTAGTCCATGTAATCTTCAAATAACCATCTTTTTTCTTATAATTACCGTTTTTTTCATTTTTTATTATTTCGGCTACAAATTGGGTTAAAACACTTACTGCACTACAAACAATATCTTTTCCAAATTCATCAAATTCTGCATGTCCTTTAATTTCAACAAAGTTTTTTCTAAAATTAAATTTTACATCTATCATGCTTCGATCTTTTTAATTTTTAAAGCTGTGTAGTGTTGGCGATGTCCTTTTTTTCTTCTGAAGTTTTTTCTTCCTTGGAACTTTACAACTAATACTTTTTTATCTTTTCCATGTTCTACAACTTCAGCAACAACCTTAGCATTTTCCACATAAGGTTTTCCGATTTTTGCAGAATCACTTTTTACGAATAAAACCTTGTCTAAAACAACTTCTGAACCTGGTTCGTATCCGTTTAATTTTTCTGTGTAAAGTTCCATACCTTCTTCTACTCTGTATTGTTTTCCGCCAACTTCAATGATAGCGTACATATAGTCACCTCCTCTTGAAATAATAATGCTGGGCTAAGGTACCATTATTGGATTTAAAACCTTAGACCCTTTCCGGAATATTTTATCATATTTCACACTAAACATTGATTAAACTTATGTTAAAATTATAAATCAATTTCAATGCCAATTGGACAATGATCAGAACCCATAACATCAGAAAGAATAAATGCATTTTTTAATTTATCTTTTAATGGTGTACTTACATAGAAATAATCTATTCTCCATCCTATATTTCTTTCTCTTGCTCGCGTTTTGTAATCCCACCATGTATAATTATTAGGTTCTTTATTAAACATTCTAAATGAATCAATGAAACCGCTTGCTAATAATTTATCAATCCATTCCCTTTCTATTGGTAAAAATCCTGAAACATTTTCATTTTCTTTAGGTCTTGCAAGATCGATTTCAGTATGAGCAGTATTAACATCCCCGCATATAATAATATTTGGTTGTTTCTTCTTATAATCTTCTAAAAATTCTAATAAATAATAATAGAAATCCATTTTATACTGTAATCTCTCATCACGTGCTTTTCCATTAGGAAAATAAATATTAAATAATGAAAAATTTTCATATTCTGTTATTAATGTTCTGCCTTCTGAATCGAATTTTTCATTTCCAAAACCTTTTAATACATTTTTTGGCTCAATTTTAGTAAAAGTTGCAACACCACTATATCCTTTCTTTTCAGCAGAAACAAAATATTTTTTCCAAGGTCCATGTTCAAGAAACTTTTTGGTTAGCTGTTCTTCTCTTGCTTTAGTTTCTTGGATACATAATATATCAGGATCTTCTTTATCAAGAAATTCTACAAATCCCTTTTTTATTGCTGCTCTTATTCCATTAACATTCCAAGATAATATTTTCATATATTCACACTCCTTAAATTGTATCATTATTATAATTATATCATACTATACTTGTCTAAAATAAAAGAAAAAAATTTTTGTATGTTAGTTTCACTACAATTATATTTTTATTTATTATATATATAATCTTATGAAATTAGAATTTGCGCATTAATTTGGAAGAACATATCACATATGCGGCTTTATTAGTTTTACATCTAATATTCAAAGAGTTTTTTTAAATAATGATTAAAATATATGAATTATTTCAAATTAATATATGAATTTATATCAAGTTTTTATATAAGTAATAATAAAAAATATTATTATTGAGCTCCCTTTCTTTTTTTCTTAATGTTTGCATCATAATGAATTAATTAACAATATATTGATTAATAAATTATTAGGAATAATTATAATTTGTTATGCGAAATATATATGATATAATATTATAGAAATTATAATACAAGGAGGAATTTAAATGAGAGTTTTAGAAGGGATAGAGCCAGAAAGAGTATTTTACTTTTTTGAAGAAATTAGTAAAATACCAAGATGTTCAGGTAATGAAAAAGCAATAAGTGATTATCTTGTAAATTTTTCTAAGGAAAGAAATTTAGAATATATTCAAGATAAAGCATTAAATGTAATTATAAAAAAACCAGCAACTAAAGGATATGAAAATGTACCTGGAGTAATTTTACAAGGACATATAGATATGGTATGTGAAAAATCATCTGATTGCGATCACGATTTTTCAAAAGATCCAATTAAGCTCCAAATTGAAGGGGATTACATTAAAGCTACAAATACAACGTTAGGAGCAGATAATGGTATTGCAGTTGCATATGCATTGGCATTATTAGATTCAAAAGATATTGAACATCCTGCAATAGAAGCATTATTTACAACCGAAGAAGAAACAGGCATGACAGGAGCAAATGAATTAGATCCTAAATTATTAAATGGTAAAGTATTATTAAACATAGATTCTGAAGAAGAAGGAATATTTTATGTGAGTTGTGCAGGCGGTTTAAGAGATATTATAACATTACCTGTAAAATATGTAGAATCAAAAAATAATCATGGTTTTAAATTAAAGATTTCTGGTTTACAAGGCGGACATTCTGGAATGGAGATAATTAAACAAAGAGGAAATTCTAATAAATTATTAGGAAGAGTATTATATGATTTAATTAATAAAACTGATTTAGAATGTGCATCAATAAATGGTGGAGATAAAAGTAATGCTATACCAAGAGAAGCAGAAGCTGAAATAGTAGTAAATGATATTGAAAAAACAAAAGAAATAGTTGAATATTGGCAAAGAACATTTAGCAATGAGTTAAGCATTTCAGACCCTAATGTAAAAGTAGATTTAGAAGAAATAGAAAAACCATTAAAAGTTCTAAGCAATGATTCATTTGAAAAAGCAGTAAATATTTTGATGTTAGTTCATGATGGAGTTCAAACAATGAGTAAAGCAATAGAAGGACTAGTTGAAAGTTCAAGTAATTTAGGTGTTGTTAAAACATTTGAAAATAGGATTGAATTTACATCAGCAACAAGAAGTTCAGTAGAAACATTAAGAGATTTTATACACAATAAATCAGAAATTATTGCTAAGTTAAATGGAGCAAGTATAACAACTAATGCACCTTATCCTGCATGGGAATACAAACAAGATTCAAAAATTAGAGAATTGATGAAAAAAGTATATAAAAACATGTATGGAAAAGAACCTGAAATAGCAGCTATACACGCAGGTTTAGAATGTGGTATTCTTTCTGGAAAAATGAAGGATGTAGACATGATTTCTTTTGGCCCTAATTTATACGATGTTCATACCCCACAAGAAAAAATGAGTATATCTTCTGTAAGAAGAACATGGGAATTTTTATTAGAAGTATTAAAAGAAATGAAAAATTATTAAAATAGCAGGCTTTGAGCCTGCTATTTATTATATTACCCATTTACCCTTTTTCATAATTAATTCTTCTTTTCCATCTTTAATACCATATACATTCATTTCTTCATTACCAATCATAAAATCAACATGAGTTATACTATTGTTTAATCCAGCGTTTTTTAATTCTTCATCGCTCATTTTTTCTCCATTTTCCACACAAGTAGGATATGCTCTACCAAAAGCAAAATGAGATGCAGCATTTTCATCAAATAATGTGTTATAAAATACAACATCTAATTGATAGATTGGAGAATCAACAGGAACTAATGCAACTTCACCAAGATAACTAGCACCTTCATCCAAAGAAATAGCTTGTTTTAAAACATCTTCACCTTTTTCTGCTGTTACTTTTACTATTTTCCCATCTTTGAACTCCATAGTAAATCCATCTATAACATTGCCGCCATATACTAATGGTTTACTATTTCTAACATATCCATTTACTTTATCTTTATGTGGAGCAGTGAAAACTTCTTCTGTTGGTATATTAGGTAAGAAAATAGTTCCTTTTTCATTATGTTGTGCTCCACCTAACCATTTATGATTTTTAGGCAATCCAACTTCTAAATTTGTTCCTGGCCCTTCATATCTTAAATAATCATATTGTTTGCTATTCAAGAATTCTGTTATTTTATTCAAAGAATTTAAATGTTTATTCCATAATTCAACAGGATCATTTTGTTCATCCACTCTAACAGTTTTTAATATAGCTTCCCATAAGTCATTTACTGGATCAGGTGAATTTGGGAATACTTTTTCAGCCCATTTTTTTGCAGGAATTGCAACAACTGACCAGCTTACTTTATCAGACATAATAATTTTAGATACGTCTTTCATAGCATTTTGTCTGGTTTTTGAAAAAATTCCTATTTTTTTAGGATCTATAGTTTTTAAAATATCAGGATCAGAACCAATAATGCTTAAAAATGCTCCACCTTCATCACAGAAGAATTTTGACATTTCAACTTCCCATTGATGGAATTCTTCTAAAGCTTCATTTGTAGAGTATTTTAATTTTAAGTATAACATATAATCATCTGAATAGACAGTATATACTTCTTTTGCACCAGCTTCATATGCTTTTTCTGCAACAATTCTTGCAAATTCTGCTCCATCAATAGCACTTCTTATAAACAATCTTTGGCCTGGTTGAATATTTACACCAACTTTAACTACAAGCTCTGCATATTTTTCCATTAAATTTTTTTCCATATTATTCCTCCTCAAATAATTTTAATTGTTCTGCTTTTAAAGGATAACCCTCAATTAATTTAATTTTTAAATTAGCCTTATCAATTAAATTTCTATACTCTGAGAATTGTTTTAAAGAAGCTAATACTTGTTTTTCGAATAAGGTATAATAATCTATCTCAAAATCATTATATAATAATTTTTTAAAATCTTCAATATGTTCTCTTTCTATGCTAGCAGAAATATAATATAAACCATTTTCTGGATTCTTATTAAAAATATTTTTAATTCTATTATAATACTTATAATTATAATATTTAATATAATAGTATAATAATCTATCATCATAATTGAACTTAAAATTATATATTCTTTCCATAAAAATAGCTGATTTTATATGGTTGGGTAATGTTTTATAATTAGAAAAGTTTTTTCTTCTTATACTTTTTATTAATGCAATTTCTTCTATACTATTATTTTTTAAATTAATATATTCATTAACAATATCATCTACGCTTAATTCTTTATCTAAAGCTTTTAAAAATAATCTTGTTAATATTTCTTTTATTGCTTCGGGAATGTCTCTTCGTATTATTTCAACACCATGAGTGATAATTTTTCTATTGAAATCATAACCAAAATAACGTTTTTTAACTCCAAAAAATCTAACCCGTTTATATATCTTATCTACTTCCATATTTAAAGTACAATCTATTTTTTCATCAGTAAATTTGGTAACGAATTTTTTGGGAAGTATTTCGTTTATATAATTAGCAATATAATTACCTATTTCTATCATATCTTGATGTGATAACGTTTCTTCGCATTCTATATAATTAAATGAACTATCAGTATCTGAATATAATACATGTGTTTTAAAAGAAATGGTTCTATTATTTATTTTTATATTTTCAAAATAATGATTATCCAAAGTGTTATTAACAAAACGCAATGCAGATCTTGCAGCAGCTAGAACAGCTAATGAAACTCTTATATCATGTAATGCAAAATTTTTGGTTCCTAAAACACCATATATTGAATTTAAAAGAATTTTATAGTTATACTGTTTAATATCGTATATAATATGATTTGGATTATCTGCGGGTGTTTCTTTAGCTAATTTTTTGAAATATAATCTTTCTTTTAATAAATGTTTAACTAAAGAGGCTATTATTCCTTTTTTTTTCAAGGTGAATTTTAAAGGTAAATATTCATCGTTTTCTTCTTCGGGCATTATTTTTCCTAAATCTATATGTTTACCATTATAATTTGGATCATACACTAATGTTTCTGTAGATATATTAAAAGTAGTTATTATATTAGGATAAAGTGAGGTAAAGTCTAGTACAATAACATTATCATATGTTTTATTAGGCGGAGTTAACACTATTGCACCAGTTATTTCTAAACCTGTCTTTGGTCTTTCATAATATCTAAATGTAATTTTATCTTTCATTATAAACTGTTGAATATAATGTTCTATTGAATTAGATGTTCCAAAAAGTAAGTTAAAAGGAATTCTTATTAATGCTTGTAATGAACATATTAAACCTATTAGTTTTAATTGTTTTTCTAACTCTACCAATATTTCTACATCACGAAAAATATAATCAATGAACTTTTTAATATCAACATTATAATAATTATATCCTTTAATTTCTGTTTTTCCTTCTATATTATGATGTTTAGCTATAATATCTAATTTATATGAAGAAGGTTTATCTAATACATACCTTCTATATAATTCAAGATAGTCTATTAGATTTACTCCTGGTATAGAATTATAATATCTTCCATCAATTTGGAAAGAGTTATGTTTTAAATTTGGGATGGCAGAAATATTGATTTTATGTTTATTAGCTCTTTCAATTATATATGGAATATCAAAACCATTTGAGAACCATCCTGTAATTATATCAGGTTGTTCTTTTTTTATAAGTTCAGAAAAATACTTTAACAATTCTTTTTCAGAATTAAAAGTAATTATGTTGCTATCAGAAATTATTTTTTCATTATACACAACAAGAGCTATGTATTCTTTTTTAAATGAATCATAAAAGGTGATTGAAGTAATATTACCAGAATAATCATCGATATTATCAGAATCTACTTCTATATCTAAAAACCAAATTTTTTTATCATCAGGAT
This genomic stretch from Marinitoga litoralis harbors:
- a CDS encoding aminoacyl-histidine dipeptidase, with product MRVLEGIEPERVFYFFEEISKIPRCSGNEKAISDYLVNFSKERNLEYIQDKALNVIIKKPATKGYENVPGVILQGHIDMVCEKSSDCDHDFSKDPIKLQIEGDYIKATNTTLGADNGIAVAYALALLDSKDIEHPAIEALFTTEEETGMTGANELDPKLLNGKVLLNIDSEEEGIFYVSCAGGLRDIITLPVKYVESKNNHGFKLKISGLQGGHSGMEIIKQRGNSNKLLGRVLYDLINKTDLECASINGGDKSNAIPREAEAEIVVNDIEKTKEIVEYWQRTFSNELSISDPNVKVDLEEIEKPLKVLSNDSFEKAVNILMLVHDGVQTMSKAIEGLVESSSNLGVVKTFENRIEFTSATRSSVETLRDFIHNKSEIIAKLNGASITTNAPYPAWEYKQDSKIRELMKKVYKNMYGKEPEIAAIHAGLECGILSGKMKDVDMISFGPNLYDVHTPQEKMSISSVRRTWEFLLEVLKEMKNY
- a CDS encoding DNA polymerase domain-containing protein; this translates as MVTSIWQDPNSKEFYFREGINTPLKKEKKYFNLIFEDKEIIKVEKILLKNRIKNYIDVDFEWKDIYGKRLINTTLDIPYYKLKKIIEDMEKNNINIYGKNIMNIFNKNISENPDDKKIWFLDIEVDSDNIDDYSGNITSITFYDSFKKEYIALVVYNEKIISDSNIITFNSEKELLKYFSELIKKEQPDIITGWFSNGFDIPYIIERANKHKINISAIPNLKHNSFQIDGRYYNSIPGVNLIDYLELYRRYVLDKPSSYKLDIIAKHHNIEGKTEIKGYNYYNVDIKKFIDYIFRDVEILVELEKQLKLIGLICSLQALIRIPFNLLFGTSNSIEHYIQQFIMKDKITFRYYERPKTGLEITGAIVLTPPNKTYDNVIVLDFTSLYPNIITTFNISTETLVYDPNYNGKHIDLGKIMPEEENDEYLPLKFTLKKKGIIASLVKHLLKERLYFKKLAKETPADNPNHIIYDIKQYNYKILLNSIYGVLGTKNFALHDIRVSLAVLAAARSALRFVNNTLDNHYFENIKINNRTISFKTHVLYSDTDSSFNYIECEETLSHQDMIEIGNYIANYINEILPKKFVTKFTDEKIDCTLNMEVDKIYKRVRFFGVKKRYFGYDFNRKIITHGVEIIRRDIPEAIKEILTRLFLKALDKELSVDDIVNEYINLKNNSIEEIALIKSIRRKNFSNYKTLPNHIKSAIFMERIYNFKFNYDDRLLYYYIKYYNYKYYNRIKNIFNKNPENGLYYISASIEREHIEDFKKLLYNDFEIDYYTLFEKQVLASLKQFSEYRNLIDKANLKIKLIEGYPLKAEQLKLFEEE
- the rpmA gene encoding 50S ribosomal protein L27; amino-acid sequence: MKINLQLFSSKKSGGTAKNGRDSKPKYLGVKKSDGQKVIPGNIIIRQRGTRIHPGNNVGMGRDFTIYSKIEGYVKFEVKNNRKIVSVYPER
- a CDS encoding exodeoxyribonuclease III, coding for MKILSWNVNGIRAAIKKGFVEFLDKEDPDILCIQETKAREEQLTKKFLEHGPWKKYFVSAEKKGYSGVATFTKIEPKNVLKGFGNEKFDSEGRTLITEYENFSLFNIYFPNGKARDERLQYKMDFYYYLLEFLEDYKKKQPNIIICGDVNTAHTEIDLARPKENENVSGFLPIEREWIDKLLASGFIDSFRMFNKEPNNYTWWDYKTRARERNIGWRIDYFYVSTPLKDKLKNAFILSDVMGSDHCPIGIEIDL
- a CDS encoding ribosomal-processing cysteine protease Prp: MIDVKFNFRKNFVEIKGHAEFDEFGKDIVCSAVSVLTQFVAEIIKNEKNGNYKKKDGYLKITWTNNELSDKLIMYLHDALKGIEESYPDNLKVEVNK
- a CDS encoding aminopeptidase codes for the protein MEKNLMEKYAELVVKVGVNIQPGQRLFIRSAIDGAEFARIVAEKAYEAGAKEVYTVYSDDYMLYLKLKYSTNEALEEFHQWEVEMSKFFCDEGGAFLSIIGSDPDILKTIDPKKIGIFSKTRQNAMKDVSKIIMSDKVSWSVVAIPAKKWAEKVFPNSPDPVNDLWEAILKTVRVDEQNDPVELWNKHLNSLNKITEFLNSKQYDYLRYEGPGTNLEVGLPKNHKWLGGAQHNEKGTIFLPNIPTEEVFTAPHKDKVNGYVRNSKPLVYGGNVIDGFTMEFKDGKIVKVTAEKGEDVLKQAISLDEGASYLGEVALVPVDSPIYQLDVVFYNTLFDENAASHFAFGRAYPTCVENGEKMSDEELKNAGLNNSITHVDFMIGNEEMNVYGIKDGKEELIMKKGKWVI
- the rplU gene encoding 50S ribosomal protein L21 is translated as MYAIIEVGGKQYRVEEGMELYTEKLNGYEPGSEVVLDKVLFVKSDSAKIGKPYVENAKVVAEVVEHGKDKKVLVVKFQGRKNFRRKKGHRQHYTALKIKKIEA